TCTGGTTGGACAGCGCCTTGATCGGGGTGGTGTAGAAGCACTTGCGGCCCTCGGCGAGCGCGAGGTGGACGGCGAACTCGCCGACCACGGTCTTGCCCGCACCGGTCGGGGCGCACACCAGCACGCCGTGGCCGTCCTCCAGTGCCCGGCACCCGCGGATCTGGAAGTCGTCGAACCCGAAGGCGGCCTCGTCGGCGAACCGGGTCAGCTGGGGGTACTGGGCGCGGCGCTTCGAAGCCTGGTAGGCCTCGGCCGGCGACACGGAAGGGCGAGGGGCCACCTCATCAGGGTGTCACATCCCGTGTCCGCGGTGCATGCGGTGGGTGTCACCCCAGCACGGTCAGCGCGGCGGGCACGCAACGCGCGGTGACGGCGCGGCTGTGGAGCATCTCGCCGTCGGCGCACAGCGGCCAGCCGCTGGCCTCGATGCGCACTTCGCGGGCGCGCAGGGTACGCACGGCCGGGTGGGTGAGGTGGCGGCCGTGGCGCAAGCCGGGCAGGAGCCGCAGCAAGTCGGCGCGGGTGGCGCGGCCGACGAGCGTGACGTCGAAGAGCCCGTCGGCCGGGTCGGCGTGCGGGCAGATCTTCATGCCGGCGCCGTAGAAGGGAGTGTTGCCGATCGCGACGAGGGTGGCGTCGGTGTGGAGGCGTTCGCGGTCGGTGGTGATCGTGACGGGGCGCGCCCGGAACGCGGCCAGTTCGGCGAGGACGGCGACGTCGTAGCGGTGCGGGCCGGGCGGCCAGCGCAGGCGCCCGGCGCGGTCGTTGACGGCGGCGTCGAAGCCGGTGCACAGCACGGTGGCGAACCAGGTTCCGTTCACGAAACCCAGGTCGACGGGGCGGTGGTGGCGTTCGCGCAGCGCGGTGACCACGGCGTCGGCCGCGGCCAGCGGGTCGAGTGGGACGCCGAGACCTCGGGCCAGGTCGTTGCCGGTGCCCGCCGGGATGAGGCCGAGCGGGGTGCTGGTGGCCGCGCAGAACTGGACGGCGTGGTGCACGGCGCCGTCGCCGCCCAGCACCACCAGCGCGTCCAGGTCGCCGGGCAGCGCGTCCGGGTCGCCGGGCAGCGCGTCCGGGTCGGCGGTGCCGAGCAGATACAGACGGTCCACCCCGGCACGCAGCCGCGCGGCCACGGTGCCGGCGATCCTGGCCGCCGCACCGCGACCGGTGTCGGGGTGGACGGCCAGCGCCGCGCGTACGCCCATCGAGCGGCCTAGGTCACGTCCTCGGTTTTGGGCTTGGACGGACCGTCGTCGATGCTGCTGGGCGTGTAGTCGAACGGCGCGGCCTCGTCGTCGGCCAGATCGTCCCAGCCCTCGTCCCGGCGGGTGCGGTCCTTGCGCTTGTCGTGCACGCGGGCGATCTGGATCGCCAGCTCGCACAGCAGGGTGAGGGCACCGGCCAGCGCCAGCATCGAGAACGGGTCCGAGCCGGGCGTGGCGAACGCGGCGAACACGAACAACGCCATCACCAGACCGCGGCGCCACTTCTTGAGCTGCTGGTACTTGACCACGCCGACGAAGTTGAGCATGACCACCAGCAGCGGCAGCTCGAAGCTGACCCCGAAGATGATCAGCAGCGACAGCACGAACGAGATGTACTTGTCACCGGTGAGGCCGGTGATGAAGAAGTCGTCGCCGAAGCCGGTGAGCAGCTGCAGGGCGTGCGGGATGAGCAGGTAGGCGATCACCGCGCCGCCGGCGAACAGCACGCTCGCGAAGCCGACGAAGGTGAGCGCGTACTTGCGCTCCTTGGAGTACAGGCCGGGCGCGATGAACGCCCACAACTGGTACAGCCACAGCGGTGAGGTCAGCACCGCGCCACCGGCCAAGCCGACCTTCAGCTGGATCATGAAGGCCTCGAACGGCACGGTCTGCAACAGGTAGCAGCCCTGTCCATTACCACTGCCCAGCCGTCGTTCCGGCGGGATGGCGCAGTACGGATCGTTGATGATCGACCCGAGCGAGGGCACCGGCCCGAGCCTGGTCTGGAACCAGATGAACCCGAAGATCCCGCCGGCGAGCACGGCGAGCAGGGCCCAGCCGAGCCGCCGCCGGAACTCGTAGATGTGCTCGATGAGCGTCATCGTGCCGTCGGGGTTCAGCCGGCGGCTTCGCTTGCGCCGTTTCGCCCGGCGGCCGGTGGGGGCGGAGTCCGCCACGACAGGCTCCGTCCTTGTCTCAGCTGGCGTGCTTGTGCGCCTGGTCGGACTGACCCTGCTGCTTCTTCAGCTCGTCCAGCTGCTTCTGCAGCTGCGCGACCTGGTCGTCGGCGGTCTCGACCTTGACCTCGGAGGCCGTGATCTGCTTCGACTCGGGCTCGGCGGCCTTGTCCTTGTCCCCGTCGCGAAGGTCGTTGGTCTCGGCCTTGAAGATCTTCATGGACTTGCCGATGGAGCGCGCGGCGTCGGGCAGGCGCTTCGCGCCGAACAGCAGGACCACGACGAGCACCAGAATGATCAAGTGCCACGGCTGCAACCCGTTCAGCATCAGTGGCCTCCTTCCTTGCTTGTGACCAATGCTACTTGCTCGGGGGCGGGACGCCGCCGTCGATCGATCGCGACGCGCAGACCGGCCGACCGGGCCTTCACCAGCCCGGCGCGGTCGGACACGCTCGCCGTCACCATGCTCGACTCCCGTTTGAACCGGCGCAAGACCCCGAATGTCCGGATGAGGACAACAATGAGAGCGAGCAGGCCCGCGGCGGCGAGCACGATGCTCGGCAGGTACGACACGCGTTCACCCTACTGGCCCAAGGTGACCGGCAGGTGACGCGCCCTTTCCAGCGCGGCGGCGGCCCGGCTGCGAACGGCCTCCGCGAGTCCGGGTGGGTTCTCCACCCGCGCGTCGCCACCGAGGCCCATCACCAGCCGCACCATCCACGACTCGTCGCCGTAGCGCATCCGCACCCGCAGCCGGCCGCCATCGAGTTCGTCCAGCTCCTGGCACGGGTAGTACTCGGCGACCCAGCGCGCGTCCGGTTCGAGCACCAGCTCGGCCTCCGCCTGGCCGGGACGGGCCCGGAACACGCCATCGGAGATGTCGGTGGGCCGGGCCGCGGGCGGCGGCGCAGCCGGTTCGCCGAGGACTTCGACCTCGTCGATGCGGTCCAGCCGGAACAGCCGCACCCCCTCGGCGCGGCGGCACCACGCCTCCAGATAGCCCACCGCCTGCACGATCAGCAGCCGCATCGGGTCGACGGTGCGCTCGGTGATCTGGTCGCGGGAGGCGGTGTAGTAGCGGATCCGCAGCGCCCGCCCGGCCCGCAGCGCGTTCTGCACGACACGGCGGGTGGCGGCGGTGCGCTCGCCCTCGCGCACGGCCAGCCCGACGACCACGCCGGAGGGCTGGGCCTGGCCCGCGGCGGCCTCGATCTTGGCGATGGCGCGGTGGACCGCCTCGGTGTCGACCACCCCCGGCGTCTCGGCCACCGCGCGCAGCGCCACCAGCAGCGCCGTCGCCTCACCACCGGTGAGCCGCAGCGGCCGGTTCATGCCCGCGTCGAAGGTGACCGTGACGGTGTCACCCTCGAAGGACAGGTCGATCAGGTCACCGGGGCCGTAGCCGGGCAGCCCGCACATCCACAGCAGTTCCAGGTCCCGGCGCAGCTGACGGGCGGTGACGCCGAAGTCACGCGCGGCGTCCTCGATGCGGACGCCGGGGCGGGCCAGCAGGTAGGGCACGAGCGCGAGCAGGCGCGGCATGCGGCCGGTGGCGGCGCTCATCGGCGCACCTCGTGATGCAGGACCGACTCCAGCCGCCCGCGCACGGCCTTGGCCAGCACGTCCGGTTCCAGCACCAGCACGTCCGGCCCGTGCCCGGCGATCCAGTCGGCGGCGCTCTCCGGGAAGTGCAGATCGATCTCGGCCAGATCACCCGCCACGCCGTCGACCGTCATCCGCCCGGTCAGCCGGGCCCGGCGGCGCACCCCGGCCGCGCGCTGGTCGGCGATCCACAGCTTCGCCGTCGTGGGCGGGGCCGGATCCGGATCGCCGGTGCCGGCGATCAGCTCCAGCAGGTTGACGTTGTCCGGCCGCTCCACCTCGCCCGGCGGGCCCGCCGGGCCCACGTCGCCGACGATGCGCGACAGCCGGAAACACCGCGGCGCGCCGCGGTCGCGATCGTGGCCCACCACGTACCAGCGGGCGCGCCAGGACACCACCCCCCACGGTTCGAGCGTGCGGGTCAGCCGCTCCGCCGATCCGGAGCGGCGGTAGGAGAACCGCACCGCCTGGCGGGCCTGCACGGCGGCGACCAGCGGGGTGAACGCCGGCTCGGCGCGGACGCGGGACTCCACGACCGGCGGTTCGCCATGGTCGACCTCGACCCCGGCGGCCCGCAGCTTGACCAGCGCGCCCTGGGCCTGGCCGGTCATCTCCGGCGAGTCCCACAACCGGACGGCGAGCCCGACGGCGGCGGCCTCGTCCGGGGCCAGCTCGATCTCGCCGAGCTCGTAGTCGCGGCGCGCGATGCGGTAGCCCTCGGCGGGGTCGAAGGCCGAGTTGCGGCCGGTCTCCAGCGGGATGCCCAGCTCACGCAGCTCGGTCTTGTCCCGCTCGAACATGCGGGAGAACGCGTCGTCGCTGGCCGCGTCGGTGTATCCGGGCACGATTCCGCGGATCCGGTCGGCGGTCAGGTACTGCCGGGTCGACAGGAGAGCGAGCACCAGATTGACCAGGCGTTCGGCGCGGGCGGTGGACACCAGGACACAGTAGCTCGCACTGGTGATCGAATTCCCGAGGACCGGCCCCGGCGCGTCCGGTTCTTCACGAGATACCCAGTCGCGGCGTGGCGGGAAGCGGGGCTTCCGGCGGGGGACGCTATCCGCCGCGGGCGACGCGCCGCAACCTCGCCCGGGCCGGACCGGGCAGCGCGGGCCCGCCCATCCCCTCGGACAGGATTTCCACCGTGCGCTCCAGCGCGAGGTCGCGCGCCTCGTCCGGCAGGGTGGACAGCGGGCCGTCGAGGTGGAGCATCGCCAGCCCGTGCACCGCGGCCCATGCGGTGAACTCGGCCATCGGCCGGCGCCCCTCGGACAGGTACCCGGCGTCGACGAGGTCGTCGACCGCGCCGATCAGGGTGCGAAACGCGCTGGACTCCTCGATGTCGGCCATCGGCGGCAGGGGCCCGGTCCGGCCGGTGAAGGCGGTGCGGAACAGGCCCGGTTCGGCGAGGGCGAACGTGAAGTATCCGCGCCCGATGGCGGCCAGGCGGCACAACGCGCGTTCGACCGGGTCCTCGGCCGGCTCCAGCCGGTCCAGGGCGGCTTTCATCGACGCGCTCAGCAGGTCCACGGCGTGCTGCCGGGCCGCCTCCAGCAGCTCCTCGTGCCCGGCGAAGTGCCGGTAGGCCGCGGTCGGTGTCACCCCGGCGGCGCGGGCGGCGGCGCGGATGGTCACCGACGAGGGCCCGCCCGCCTGCGCGAGTTCCGCGGCGGCGCGGATCAGGGCGTTGCGGAGGTCGCCGTGGTGGTAGGTGGTTCGAACAGGCGCCGAGGAGCTCACAGGGTGATGTTGACGACCGTACACATCGGTGGCAAGGTGACGGCCGCCTCCGAAGGCGCGGTTCGAGGACCTGTTCTCCACCCTTCGCCGACTCGCCTGGCCGGATGGGTGATCTGGCGCTTGTCGATCACGCTCAACGCTACCGGCGCTCGTAGGGGATCCGCTCCCCCGCCTCGACCGGGAACGGCAACCGGTTCTCCGGTGGGGGCAGCGGGCACGTCGCCAGGTCGATGAACGCGCACGGCAGGTTCACCGCCCGGTTGAAGTCCAGCTCCACCTCGCCCCGCGCGTCCGGCGCGGCGACCGACAGGCTGCGGTTCGCCGCGTAGGTCGTCACACCCGACGTCGCGTCGGTGAACAGCACCGAGAACGCCGCTCCGCCCTTGCCGTTGAACGCGGTCAGCGCGAACTCCCCGCCACCGTGGGCGAACCGCAACACGCCGGGCGAGGAGTACACATGGGACAGTCCTTCCACGACCGCCCCGACGGTCACCGCCCGCGGCTCGCCGAACGGCTCGAACCGGCCGGACAGCACCCACCCCGGATCCGGCTCGAAGGCAGGCACCCCCCGGAAGGCCCGCCGCACCGGCGCCGCCGGATCCCGCAACCGCAGCAGGTACCCGCCCCGGCGCGCGACCTCCACGACCCGCTCACCGGCCTGCACCATCTCGCCCGGCCCGCTGTTCACCAGTTCGAACCGGTGCGTGCCGGACACCTCGAACTCCTCGCCCGGCCCCACCGACACGACCGCCGCGCCACCCTCCTCGTGCCAGGTGCCCGGAATGCCGTCGAAGCGCCGCGGCTCCGCCGTCAGCCAGTGCCGCGCCGTGATGCTCAACCAGCCGTGCGGCTCCGCGAGCACCTCTTCACGCATCGCGCGCCACGCACGCCAGTCCTCCGCGAACGTCATAGCGAACTGATCAGCCGTTCCACGCGCTCGTCCACCGCGCGGAAGGGGTCCTTGCACAGCACGGTCCGCTGCGCCTGATCGTTCAGCTTGAGGTGCACCCAGTCGACCGTGAAGTCGCGCCCGGCGGCCTGCGCGGCGGCGATGAAGTCGCCCCGCAGCTTCGCCCGCGTCGTCTGCGGCGGGGTGTCCTTGGCCACCTCGATCTCGCCGTCGTCGGTGATCCGCCGCACCAGCCCCTTGCGCTGCAACAGGTCGAACAGACCCCGCCCGCGCCGGATGTCGTGGTAGGCCAGGTCCAGCTGCGCCACCCGCGGGCTGGACAGGTCCAGATTGTGCTTGGCCCGGTACTTCTCCACCAGCCGGTGCTTGATCGCCCAGTCGATCTCGGTGTCGATCATGCTGAAGTCCTGCTGCTCCACCGCGTCCAGCGCCCGGCCCCACAGCTCCACCACCCGCTGCGCCGTCGGGCCCGAGTCGTTGGCCTGCACGTGCTGCACCGCGCGGCTGTAGTACTCGCGCTGGATGTCCAGCGCCGACGCCTCCCGGCCGCCCGCCAGCCGCACCGGGCGCCGCCCGGTCAGGTCGTGGCTGATCTCCCGGATCGCCCGGATCGGGTTGTCCAGCGTGAAGTCCCGGAACTGCACGCCCTGCTCGATCATCTCCAGCACCAGGTTCGCCGTGCCGATCTTGAGCAGCGTCGTCGGCTCGGCCATGTTCGAATCGCCCACGATCACGTGCAGCCTGCGGTACCGCTCCGCGTCCGCGTGCGGCTCGTCGCGCGTGTTGATGATCGGCCGCGACCGCGTGGTCGCGCTGGACACGCCCTCCCAGATGTGCTCGGCCCGCTGCGACAGGCAGTACACCGCACCCCGCGGCGTCTGCAGCACCTTGCCCGCACCGCAGATCAGCTGACGGGTGACCAGGAACGGCAGCAGCACGTCCGCGATCCGCGAGAACTCACCCGCACGAGTCACCAGGTAGTTCTCGTGACACCCGTAGGAGTTGCCCGCCGAGTCGGTGTTGTTCTTGAACAGAAAGATGTCGCCACCGATGCCCTCGTCCGCCAGCCGCCGCTCCGCGTCGACCAGCAGATCCTCGAGGATCCGCTCACCGGCCTTGTCGTGCGTCACGAGCTGCACCAGGTCGTCACACTCCGCCGTCGCGTACTCGGGGTGCGAACCCACGTCCAGGTAGAGCCGGGAGCCGTTGGACAGGAAGACGTTGGACGAGCGCCCCCACGACACGACCCGCCGGAACAGGTACCGCGCCACCTCATCGGGCGAGAGCCGGCGCTGCCCGTGGAACGTGCAGGTGACGCCGAACTCGGTCTCGATGCCAAAAATCCGCCGCTGCATCTCTCAATGCTAGGCGCTTTCGGTCCCGTCGCGGTGCGCCGTTCGGGCGGCGACACGCCGCGCCGTTGACGCACCCGCACCCGCTCCCACCTCCGCGAGCCCCGTCACCTGGGGTTTCCCACTCTGTGGTGCGGGCCACCCGATAGAGTGTGAACAGGACTTTCGCGAGGGGAACCCGAACCGTGACCGGCCACGCTCTGCAAGCCGACTGCAGCAACTGCTTCGGCCTGTGCTGCGTCGCCCTGCCTTTCACCGCCTCCGCCGACTTCGCCACCGACAAGGACGCCGGCACCCCCTGCACCAACCTCCTCGACGACTTCCGCTGCGGCATCCACACCCAGCTGCGCGACAAGGGCTTCGCGGGCTGCACGGTCTACGACTGCTTCGGCGCCGGGCAACGGCTCTCCCAGCACACCTTCGGCGGTCACGACTGGCGCCGGGCACCGGAGACCGCCCAGCCCATGTTCGCCGCCTTCCCGGTGCTGCGCCAGCTGCACGAACTCCTCTTCCACCTCACCGCGGCCCTCGCCCTGCCCGCCGCCCGGCCCGTGCACGACGAACTCCGCCAGGCGCGCGACGAAACCGACCACCTCGCCGAGGGCGATCCCGCCACCCTCGCCGCACTCGACGTGCACCCCCACCGCGACCAGGTCAGCGCCCTCCTGCTGCGCGCCAGCGAACTCGTCCGCGGCCCACGTGGCAAGAACCGCCACGGAGCCGACCTCATCGGCAAGAAGCTGCGCCGCGCGGACCTGAGGGCCGCGAACCTGCGCGGCGCCTACCTCATCGGAGCCGACCTCACCGGCGCCGACCTGCGCACCGCGGACCTGATCGGAGCCGACCTCCGCGGCGCGAACCTCACCGGAGCCGACCTCACCGGCGCCCTGTTCCTCACCCAGTCCCAGCTCAACGCCGCCCGCGGCTCCGCCACCACCCGCGTCCCCGCCGGACTCACCCACCCGGCCCACTGGCGCGCCTGAACCCGGACACGCGAAAGGGCCCCCGGAATTCCCAGTCCGAGGGCCCTCACGAACACCGATCAGCTGGCCGGCGGCGTTTCGTCCTCGTCGGCCTTCTCCGCCGGCTCCTCGCCCGACTCGGCGGCGCTCTCGACCTCCGGCAGCAACGCATCCAGCGCCGCACCCTCGATCCGCCGGAACTTGCGGCCAGGACGCTCCCGGTCCAGCACCGCCACCTCCAGCTTCAACGGCGCGCTGTCCCCATTGTTGCTGACCGCCCGCAACGCCTCCAGCGCCACCTGCAACGCCGCTCGTAGCTCCAGGCCGTCCTCGTAGGTCTCCTTCAGCTTGTTCGCCACCGGCTCCGTCTGCCCACCGGTCACCACGTACCGCGGCTCGTCGAAGATCGACCCGTCGTAGGTCAGCCGGAACAACTGGTCCTCCTCCGGCGCCGACCCGACCTCCGCGACACACAGCTCCACCTCGTACGGCTTGAGCTGCTCGGTGAAGATGCTGCCCAGCGTCGCCGCATACGCGTTGGCCAGCGCACGCGCCGTCACATCCCGGCGGTCGTACTGGTAACCCTTCAGATCCGCGTGCCGGATACCCGCGACCCGCAGGTTCTCGTACTCGCTGTACCGGCCGACCGCGGCGAACCCGATCCGGTCATAGATCTCCGAAATCTTGTGCAACGTGGTCGACGGGTTCTCGGCCACGAACAGCACACCACTGCGGTACTTCAACACGACCACACTGCGGCCGCGCGCGATGCCCTTGCGGGCGAGCTCCGAGCGCTCGCGCATCAACTGCTCGGGAGAGGCGTACAGCGGCATCGTCACGGTGGCGCTCCAAGAATGATCGGGGGAAGGGAACTGCGGCTACAGGGACGGCCCGGACGTCACGTCCGGCCGCGGGTGGCCTGCTCGGCCCGGCCCGCGACGACCGCCTCCGCCACCGCCGCGGCCTGCTCGTCCGGCAGCCGCACCGCACCACGCTCGGCGGTGATCGTCACCATCGTCGGAAAGATCCGGCGCACCAGGTCCGGCCCACCGGTCGCACTGTCGTCATCGGCCGCGTCGTACAGCGACTCGACCGCCGTGCGCACCGCGCTCTCCTCGTCCGCCTCCGGGTCGTACAGCTTCTTCAGCGACGACTTCGCGAACAACGACCCCGACCCGATCGCGTGGTAACCCGAGCGCTCCTCGTACCGGCCACCGGTCACGTCGTAGGACACGATCCGCCCGGCGCGCTTCGGATCGTCGGACTCGATGTCGTAACCGACGAACAGCGGCAACGCCGCCAGACCCGCCATCGCCACGTCCAGGTTGCCCTTCACCATCGTGGCGAGCTTGTTCGTCTTGCCGTCCAGCGACAGCGGAACGCCCTCGATCTTCTCGTAGTGCGCCAGCTCGACCGCGTACAACCGCACCAGCTCCAGCGCGATACCGGCGCTGCCCGCGATCCCCACCGCCGAATAACCGTCGGCGACATGGACCTTCTCCATGTCCCGCGACGCGATCAGGTTGCCCGACGTCGCCCGCCGGTCACCGGCGATCAGCACACCACCGGCGAACGACACGGCCACGATCGTCGTGCCGTGCGGCGCGTCCAGCTCGGACGCGCCCGAGTTCGGCAGCTGACGGCGGCCCGGCAGCAGATCAGGCGCCTGCACGCGCAGGAACTCGGCGAACGACGACGTCGTGCTCGAGAAGAAGGCAGCGGGCAACGCGGAGCCCGTGGGGCCCGAGGTGTGTTCCATACGTGCTCGTGGTTCCCATCGACGAAGTGTGGCGCTCCCACGGAACCCGCGGGAGCACGACAACCGGCACTACAAGCTACTCGGTGCGACCACCCTAGTGGCCGCGGGTGAGCGGACTACTCGCCGCCCTTTTGCACGTAGGCACGCACGAAGTCCTCGGCGTTCTCCTCGAGCACGTCGTCGATCTCGTCCAGGATCGTGTCGACGTCCTCGCCCAGCTTCTCGCGGCGTTCCTGGCCGGCCGGGGCACCACCCTCGACCTCGTCGTCGGAGCCGCCGCCACCGTGCTTCTCGATCTTCTCCTGAGCCATCTCGCCTCCCGGTGAGTCCTGTCCCTAGCCTACCCAGAGACCCCGACAATCGGTGGTTTTCCTGCTCCGGTCAGTCCGAACCCGTCAACGCCTCGACAAGTTCCTCCGCCGTCGACGACTCGTCCAGCAACCGCCCGACGTGCGCCTTCGTGCCCCGCAACGGCTCCAGCGTCGGGATCCGGACCAGCGACTCCTTGCCCACATCGAAAATCACCGAATCCCACGAAGCGGCCGCGATCGACGTCGCGTACTTCTCCAGCGCCCGCCCTCGGAAGTAGGCCCGTGTGTCCTCCGGCGGGCTCGTGATCGCCGCCTGGACCTCCTCCTCGCCGACCATCCGCTTCATCGAACCCCGCGCCACCAGCCGGTTGTACAGGCCCTTGCCGAGCCGGACGTCCGAATACTGCAGGTCCACCAGGTGCAACCGCGACGCCGCCCAGCCCAGGTTGTCCCGCTGCCGGTACCCCTCCAGCAACCGCAACTTCGCAGGCCAGTCCAGCCGGTCCGCGCACTCCGCCGGGTCACGCGCCAGCGCGTCCAGGATCTCGCCCCAGACCCGCAGCACCTCCTTCGACGCCGCGTCCCCGCCCGTGCGCTCCAGGTGCGCCGCCGCCAGCTCGTGGTAGGCGAACTGCAGGTCCAGCCCCGTGTACTTGCGCCCGTTGGCCAGCGGGACCTTCACCTTCAACGTCGGATCGTGGCTGATCTGGTGCACCGCGCGCACCGGCTCGTCCAGCTTCAGATCGTCGAACCGCTGCCCGGCCTCGATCATGTCCAGCACCAGCGCCGTCGTGCCCAGTTTCAGGTACGTCGAGTACTCGGCCATGTTCGCGTCACCGATGATGACGTGCAGCCGCCGGTACTTGTCCGCATCCGCGTGCGGCTCGTCGCGGGTGTTGATGATCCCCCGCTTCAACGTCGTCTCCAGGCCCACCTCGACCTCGATGTAGTCCGAGCGCTGGGACAGCTGGAAACCGGCCTCCTCGCCCTGCGGGCCGATGCCCACCCGGCCGGACCCGGTCATCACCTGGCGGGAGGCGAAGAACGGTGTCAGGCCGGCGATGACCGAGGTGAACGGCGTCGACCGCGACATCAGGTAGTTCTCGTGCGTGCCGTAGCTGGCGCCCTTGCCGTCCACGTTGTTCTTGTACAGCTGCAGCGCAGGCTGCCCGGGCACGGTGGCCGCCCGCAGAGCGGCCTCCTCCATCACCCGCTCGCCCGCCTTGTCCCAGATGACCCCGTCCCGCGGGTTCGTCACCTCCGGCGCCGAGTACTCCGGGTGCGCGTGGTCGACGTAGAGCCGGGCGCCGTTGGTCAGGATGACGTTGGCCGCGCCGAGGTCCTCCACGTCCGGGTCGTGCCCGGGCCCGCCGGGACCGGCCAGGTCGAAGCCCCGGGCGTCCCGCAGCGGCGACTCGACCTCGTAGTCCCACCGCGCGCGGCGCGCCCGCGGGATGTCGGCCGCCGCCGCGTAGGCCAGCACGACCTGCGTCGACGTCAGTACCGGGTTCGCCGTCGCGTCACCCGGCACGGCGATGCCGTACTCGACTTCGGTTCCCATGATCCGCCGCATGTCCCAAGCCTACGGGGCGGGCGCGGCAACGGTGAGTGGGCCACTGGTTGCGACCAGGTAAAGCAGCGGTTCTGGAATGCTGGCCCGAATGGTGAGCAGTGCCGGGGAAATGATCGCCCATTACGACGCGTCGGGAGCCGTCGTGGGCAGGGTCCGCCGCGCCGACATGCGCGAGCAGGGGCTCTGGCACGCCGCGACGCTCGTCCTGGTGCTTTCCGGCGACGGTTCCCACGCCTACGTGCACCGCCGCTCACCGGACAAGGACGTCTACCCCGGCCTGCACGACTGCTGGGCGGGCGGCGTGGTCGCCGCGGACGAGACCCCGCCCGAGGGCGCCGTACGCGAGCTGGCGGAAGAACTCGGGGTGCGCGGCGTGCCGCTGCGGCCGCTGTTCACCTTCACCTTCGAGCAACCACCTGTGCGCTGCCACTACTTCGCCTACGAGACCCGCTGGGACGGCCCGGTCGTGCACCAGCCGGAGGAAATCACCTCGGGCCGGTGGATGTCCCTGGACGAGCTGCGCGCCTGGGCTCAGGACCCGGAAAGCCCTTTCGTTCCCGACGGCAGGCACGCGATCCGGGAGTGGTTTCACCGCATCGGGTGAGCGGGGAAGCCCTTTCCGGCCGGGATCAGCTCTGCGGCAGCTTGTCCGCGGCCAGCTCCGCCAGCCCCTTCACCGCATCCGCGGCCCGCGACGCCGTGCTCGCGGTGACCTGCAGGCCGGACAACACATGCCCGCCCGCGAGCAACAACGTGCACGTCGTGTCGTCGCACCAGGCACGCGCGGCCTCGGCCCCATCCGGACGCGGCACCGACAACGTCTGACCCCCGCAATCCACCGAGGCCAGCACGTCGGCGGCGGTACGGTCGAGATAGCCGGTGACCTGCTGCGTCAGCGACGAACCGCTGTTGTAGAGCCAGGTCGATCCGCGCGGGTCGCCCGCGGGCACCGCGTCGAAGCAGGACCCGTTGGCGGCGCGGGCGGCGGCCTCGCGCACCCCCTCGTTCACCAGGTCCGACTTGGTGAGCACGGCGGCTTCCACGGCCTCGGCGACGTGGTCGACCGGGGCGTTCGCGGCCGCCTGCTCGACCGGGACATCCGAAGATGGCGCAGACGGCGCGGAAGTCGGCGTTCCCGTGCCCCCGGACGTGTCGTAGTAGGTCTCGAGATCGTTGGGGCGATCCGCGCAGCCGGTCAGCCCGGTCAGCACGACCGCGGCCAGGACCACCATCCCTCCATGACGCACGGTGTCGTTCCCTTCAGTCTGCGTGTCGGGCGCTGAGGTTAGTGCAAGCCCTCACTGCCACTGCAGCGAGGATCTCCTTGCCCAGTACCGTTCCGGCGGTTCGGCCAGCGAGGCGAGCGCCGCGACCTCACCGCGCGGCACGTCGACGGTGGCCGCGGCGAGGTTCGCCGTCAGCTGGTGCGTACTCGACGGGCCGACGAGCACGGTGTCCGCCCACGGCTGGGCCAGCACGGCCGCGACGGCGATGGCGTCCGCGCCGACCCCGCAGCGTTGCGCCAACCGGGTGAT
This is a stretch of genomic DNA from Amycolatopsis endophytica. It encodes these proteins:
- a CDS encoding DUF1684 domain-containing protein, translating into MTFAEDWRAWRAMREEVLAEPHGWLSITARHWLTAEPRRFDGIPGTWHEEGGAAVVSVGPGEEFEVSGTHRFELVNSGPGEMVQAGERVVEVARRGGYLLRLRDPAAPVRRAFRGVPAFEPDPGWVLSGRFEPFGEPRAVTVGAVVEGLSHVYSSPGVLRFAHGGGEFALTAFNGKGGAAFSVLFTDATSGVTTYAANRSLSVAAPDARGEVELDFNRAVNLPCAFIDLATCPLPPPENRLPFPVEAGERIPYERR
- the pafA gene encoding Pup--protein ligase — translated: MQRRIFGIETEFGVTCTFHGQRRLSPDEVARYLFRRVVSWGRSSNVFLSNGSRLYLDVGSHPEYATAECDDLVQLVTHDKAGERILEDLLVDAERRLADEGIGGDIFLFKNNTDSAGNSYGCHENYLVTRAGEFSRIADVLLPFLVTRQLICGAGKVLQTPRGAVYCLSQRAEHIWEGVSSATTRSRPIINTRDEPHADAERYRRLHVIVGDSNMAEPTTLLKIGTANLVLEMIEQGVQFRDFTLDNPIRAIREISHDLTGRRPVRLAGGREASALDIQREYYSRAVQHVQANDSGPTAQRVVELWGRALDAVEQQDFSMIDTEIDWAIKHRLVEKYRAKHNLDLSSPRVAQLDLAYHDIRRGRGLFDLLQRKGLVRRITDDGEIEVAKDTPPQTTRAKLRGDFIAAAQAAGRDFTVDWVHLKLNDQAQRTVLCKDPFRAVDERVERLISSL
- a CDS encoding pentapeptide repeat-containing protein, whose protein sequence is MTGHALQADCSNCFGLCCVALPFTASADFATDKDAGTPCTNLLDDFRCGIHTQLRDKGFAGCTVYDCFGAGQRLSQHTFGGHDWRRAPETAQPMFAAFPVLRQLHELLFHLTAALALPAARPVHDELRQARDETDHLAEGDPATLAALDVHPHRDQVSALLLRASELVRGPRGKNRHGADLIGKKLRRADLRAANLRGAYLIGADLTGADLRTADLIGADLRGANLTGADLTGALFLTQSQLNAARGSATTRVPAGLTHPAHWRA
- the prcA gene encoding proteasome subunit alpha: MTMPLYASPEQLMRERSELARKGIARGRSVVVLKYRSGVLFVAENPSTTLHKISEIYDRIGFAAVGRYSEYENLRVAGIRHADLKGYQYDRRDVTARALANAYAATLGSIFTEQLKPYEVELCVAEVGSAPEEDQLFRLTYDGSIFDEPRYVVTGGQTEPVANKLKETYEDGLELRAALQVALEALRAVSNNGDSAPLKLEVAVLDRERPGRKFRRIEGAALDALLPEVESAAESGEEPAEKADEDETPPAS
- the prcB gene encoding proteasome subunit beta; protein product: MEHTSGPTGSALPAAFFSSTTSSFAEFLRVQAPDLLPGRRQLPNSGASELDAPHGTTIVAVSFAGGVLIAGDRRATSGNLIASRDMEKVHVADGYSAVGIAGSAGIALELVRLYAVELAHYEKIEGVPLSLDGKTNKLATMVKGNLDVAMAGLAALPLFVGYDIESDDPKRAGRIVSYDVTGGRYEERSGYHAIGSGSLFAKSSLKKLYDPEADEESAVRTAVESLYDAADDDSATGGPDLVRRIFPTMVTITAERGAVRLPDEQAAAVAEAVVAGRAEQATRGRT
- a CDS encoding ubiquitin-like protein Pup gives rise to the protein MAQEKIEKHGGGGSDDEVEGGAPAGQERREKLGEDVDTILDEIDDVLEENAEDFVRAYVQKGGE